A genomic region of Pseudocalidococcus azoricus BACA0444 contains the following coding sequences:
- a CDS encoding ROK family protein, producing the protein MSDKEVLGIDLGGTAIKFGRFNREGICLEKLTVPTPRPASPTAVIQTIVETLEKLDPDNKTLAIGMGVPGPTDRAGKTVRVAINLDNWQNVPMAETLEKLTHRPVILANDANCALVGEAWLGAGRAYKDVILLTLGTGVGGGILLDGKLFIGRHGTAAELGLITVDLHGHPCNSGNQGSLEQHASATAIKRRTGMDAAALAAQARAGDGDALAFWATFGQELAAGLATFLYVLTPEAILIGGGVSAAMDLFLPSLWAEVERRVLPSSRDGLKIIRAELGNQAGIVGAAKLAWDLVKNSTN; encoded by the coding sequence ATGTCTGATAAAGAGGTACTGGGGATTGATCTCGGTGGTACTGCCATTAAATTTGGCCGGTTCAATCGAGAGGGAATTTGCCTCGAAAAACTCACTGTCCCCACCCCCCGACCCGCCTCGCCGACAGCCGTCATTCAAACCATTGTCGAAACCTTAGAAAAGCTGGATCCCGACAACAAAACCTTAGCCATCGGCATGGGAGTTCCTGGGCCGACAGATCGGGCTGGGAAAACGGTGCGCGTTGCGATTAACCTCGATAACTGGCAAAACGTCCCCATGGCTGAAACCCTGGAAAAACTGACCCATCGTCCCGTCATTTTAGCTAATGATGCCAATTGTGCCTTGGTCGGCGAGGCCTGGTTGGGAGCGGGGCGGGCCTACAAGGATGTGATTTTGCTCACCTTGGGCACAGGGGTTGGGGGCGGAATTTTATTAGATGGCAAACTCTTTATCGGTCGCCATGGTACAGCCGCCGAACTGGGGTTAATTACCGTTGATTTACATGGCCATCCCTGTAACAGCGGCAATCAAGGCTCCCTGGAGCAACACGCTTCGGCCACAGCCATTAAAAGACGCACCGGGATGGATGCTGCTGCTTTGGCGGCCCAGGCCCGCGCCGGAGATGGCGATGCTTTAGCGTTTTGGGCCACCTTTGGGCAAGAATTAGCGGCTGGCCTGGCGACGTTTTTATATGTGTTGACTCCAGAGGCAATTTTGATTGGCGGGGGGGTGAGTGCGGCCATGGATTTATTTTTACCGTCTCTTTGGGCAGAAGTCGAACGGCGGGTATTACCCAGTTCACGGGATGGCTTAAAAATTATTCGGGCCGAGTTAGGTAATCAGGCGGGGATAGTCGGAGCGGCCAAGCTGGCCTGGGATTTAGTCAAAAACTCTACCAACTAG